ATCAGATATTGGCCTAAAAGTGTTCTTGACATAACTCGACATGCTGGTTACCATCTCGGCCACTGTGATTGAAGCCTTGTTCAACATGGTGCTCATATAATCAACAAGGACATTCCCTAAGTCAGAATCAGGTAACTTTTCTGTTTCCTCATTATGGGTTAAACCCTCTTCAACACCAGCTGCTACAACACAAATATAATTTGTATTATATCTATCTAGCTAGTCATAAAAAATGTCCTAGAATACATTAAATATTTCTTCcaatatttgttattatttttttgggtaaagtacaattttatttttgacatttgaactaaatcttaattttatttctagaatataaaatattattttttattataaatattttattttatattattttcatccTTTAGTTAAAGTTAAtattttttcttccaaaaatattattttttcattatCTTTTTTTCTGTCAATTTCANgttaaattttgaaaaaatcaaaCTAAATAAAACCGAATAagatatttgaaataaaaataaaacgttttaaatattaataatgaaattaaaacttAGTTTAAAGGTGAAAAATAGTTGAAAATATATGTTacctttaattatattttagacttttagtaaatattttttttttcaaagttaagAGTGAGACTCGAACCTAGACCTCTAAGTGAAGAGAGAAGGATTATGTAGTTTAAGTTATAGTTCGTTAGCCTAATAGATTTTTATTGTTTTCATATAAATTATGTTTAGATATGATAATTGTTAATATACTAATTTAAAGTGACGAATATTTTAATTCACAGAGTATTTAAAAATGACAGATTAAAAAGGAAGAGAAGGAGGGATCAGTGTGATTATACGTTACCTTCATAGAGTGATGATTTGAAAAAATCCTTGAGCGCTGGATTTTGCATGACAGCATTCCACACGTTGAAGTCAGAAGCAATAGAAGCTACAACATTCTGATTAAGGTCAAAAGACAAGTGAAGGTTCAATTATTAGCAACAAATGAAGGACAAACACTGATTCAAAGAATACTTATTTAGATCCTCCTTGCCCTTGATCGTCAGTCGTGTTTAAagttaaacaaaaagaaaaaatcacTGATTACATACATGTGCCTCGGGATTTGAGCTAAGCAAATGAAATGCCTGATGAAACGCATTGATTGGGACAGAAGGGAATGAAATAGTGGTCTCATGGTTGACATAAGAATGATTATCATTGATGTGAGGAGACGCCCATGAAGCCTGGCTTCCAGAATGAGGAGAAGAACACTCCGATCTAGAACAACTCCCACACAGGTATATCCTTcaggaccaaaaataaataattaaataaattcaatATAATGTACTACATTATTCGTAACAACCGTATCATCaggtttatataaaaaaaaattaaattagacaAATATTTATACCTAAATTTTGATAGTtggttttagtgtaaaatatttttgtatttgtaTATATTGAAAAGTATTGTGATTATAGAAAATGAAGAAGCCAAGTAGTTGTTATGTAAAATAAATACGCATATACTCAATAACGATATGAGAGACAGAGAGAGCACTTCTCAACGGCACTTTTCAGCTCCGACGCGGCGGCTTTTGCCTCTTCGAAGCTTGGAACAGTACCGAACACAACTCTCTCCGCATTCGGCTCAGTGTTGTCAACGTTAGCCACTACCCAATCATCAAGATCCCATGGCGCCGACGAGTAAACCGGCGCCACGTCCCCAGCCATTGCTAGGAGCGGTGGTGGTGACGATAGCGCCTCCGGCACATGTCGTGCGGCGTTGCGGAGTGAATGCTCCGCCACCTGGGACGACAACCCATTGAATCCGCCGGCAACCTTGGTCGCTGACCTTATTGCTGCTCCGCCGCCCATGATGAAGACGGTGAAATGAAAAAGCAAGAAGGTGGTTAGCTTCGGAATTTAGAGAGAAAAGAGCTTGGTTTTTGAATCCGTATATGTATTAGATTTAATCAGTTTTTATTGTGATGAAATTCTTCATGAGTAAAGAAAATAATTTACTGTTTTAGATTCTTGGATCTTCCACTAGTGTGTTACCGTACGGTGCAACCTTTTGAATTTCCGAAATTTCCACGCGTCTTCAGCTTTTGTTCTCTACAGTCTACATACCTTCCCACACAAACCCTTCCAATGTCTCTTCTAATTTTACACTAAAATATATTACAAAAGTGAGTccctaatataaaatatatattaaaaataaatttaaccaTTTCAATGATGCATGGTTGTTTGAGTGTGCAGTGTGCTGAGTGCTGACAGAGATTTTTTGTGCTTATTCTATATAGTAAGCTTTTTATAATTTGGAGAACCTTAATTTTAatttgccaaaaaaaaaaagtcaccaaaaaaaaaatagttctaaaaaattttaaaatttgacaaaattatTCAACTGTATAAAAAAATGATGTCACAGTAAATAGAAAATGCTGATGTGACCATCAGAAGAGAGCTCCAATGATGGCAAAGAGCTTTGGCGACCTTCTTTTTCTTCGTAtttatgcttcttcttcttcaacacgcCGCTGCGTCCTCTTCCGTCATGACAGCTGAAGAAGAAGACCGCCATGGCACGCCGCTGCACCTCGTCGTGTTATTCATGTTCGccgattcttcttcttcaatacgACGCTGCGTCCTCTTTCGCCAGACTGTCATGGAACGTCACTGCGTTCCCTTTCGCCATGGCAATACTTCACCGCATTCTCGTGTTCGTCGCTTCTTTTTCTTCAACACGCTGTTGCGTCCTTTCTGCATCCCTTTCACCATGGCAGCACCTCGCCGCTGCGTCTTCTTCTACCGAAAACATCGTCAGAGCTTTCTGTCATTATGAAGTTCTCTTCCGACGGCTACATCAGCATTTTTCATTTACCGCCGTGACATCATCCTTTCACAGTTGGGTGATTTTGTTACATTTTAAaatctttcaaggactattttgtcaataacaaaagttaAGTACTATTTTGCATAGTTTTAAAAACCGAACCTGACCGACAGGAGATCAATTGGGTTAACTGATAACCGGTCACTAGGACGATTTAGTTGACCTCAAAAACCGTTTGGCAAAAAAACTTGTCGAACCGACGGTTAACCAGTGAACTGGCAATTTTTTTGGAGGTCTTCCGATTTTGTGAGCCAGTccaaaacggcgccgttttgactcttttaaaaaaaataacctaAAAATAGCTACCCGAATGCCCAGTCCCACTCATCTATTCTCTTCTCTGAAAATTGAAAGAAGTAAAGAACAAACTCAACAAGAAAAAGAACCCTAGCGGCATAGCCCCCNNNNNNNNNNNNNNNNNNNNNNNNNCTCACTGCCGCCGTTGTTTTCTTTGCCACTGTGAccgtttgtgtgtgtgtgtgtgtgtgtgtgt
The DNA window shown above is from Arachis ipaensis cultivar K30076 chromosome B08, Araip1.1, whole genome shotgun sequence and carries:
- the LOC107614207 gene encoding uncharacterized protein LOC107614207 isoform X2, which translates into the protein MGGGAAIRSATKVAGGFNGLSSQVAEHSLRNAARHVPEALSSPPPLLAMAGDVAPVYSSAPWDLDDWVVANVDNTEPNAERVVFGTVPSFEEAKAAASELKSAVEKIYLCGSCSRSECSSPHSGSQASWASPHINDNHSYVNHETTISFPSVPINAFHQAFHLLSSNPEAHNVVASIASDFNVWNAVMQNPALKDFFKSSLYEAGVEEGLTHNEETEKLPDSDLGNVLVDYMSTMLNKASITVAEMVTSMSSYVKNTFRPISDEKSCDHAFGITTTTTTTAKGNNFMNPTVTMGGTFMGLAMLVMIVVLLKRA
- the LOC107614207 gene encoding uncharacterized protein LOC107614207 isoform X1; this encodes MGGGAAIRSATKVAGGFNGLSSQVAEHSLRNAARHVPEALSSPPPLLAMAGDVAPVYSSAPWDLDDWVVANVDNTEPNAERVVFGTVPSFEEAKAAASELKSAVEKIYLCGSCSRSECSSPHSGSQASWASPHINDNHSYVNHETTISFPSVPINAFHQAFHLLSSNPEAHNVVASIASDFNVWNAVMQNPALKDFFKSSLYEAAGVEEGLTHNEETEKLPDSDLGNVLVDYMSTMLNKASITVAEMVTSMSSYVKNTFRPISDEKSCDHAFGITTTTTTTAKGNNFMNPTVTMGGTFMGLAMLVMIVVLLKRA